A stretch of DNA from Malus sylvestris chromosome 9, drMalSylv7.2, whole genome shotgun sequence:
cgcctcACGCCAATTTCTCGCCCACTTTACCGCGATATTTTACCCCCGCCATCCACcatttctttctctccctctcacaATTTGAATTCGGATTTTCTCTGCAGAATTCGATTTGATTCAGGAAATCCGTGTTTGTTTGTTATCGGAGTTTTTCTCTATCATTTGCAGAGCTTGTAGGTTTTGCTGACCAGCAAAAGGAAAAAGCTTCAAAGCTTGAAGCTTTTGGTTTCTTCGTGTATAtaatttcccttttctctttatttttcggttatatatatatatatatatatatatatatatatatgtatgtatatattattgTATGTATGCATTTGTTCTCGTTTGTTAGTGCACTGCATTTAGTtattaatataattattttattccaattttcaagctcttttggacataaacctaaaccctagaaAGTGCtgatttttacatatttttgcataattttgtgtttttgtttttgggttttgtttgtgaTTGGGTTCAGCTGTGAAATCAAGGTTTGAGCTTGAGCTTTATTTTTTTCAGGAAATGGGGATGTTAGGGACGCGATCTACTACATCCCTGGAGGAGGATTTGGGTTCTGCACCTGAACCGGATAAGCATGAAGTTCCGGAGGAGAAGACGATCGGGGAAGTTGTGACCGACTCGGGAGGGTCCGGTCGGGGAAGTTCCGGCGGTGGAAGGAGTTTTGGGAACCTGAGTGTTGATGTCTCGGATGCTGAGGAGGGCTTGGTGAAGCCgagagggaaagggagagtTGAGAAGTTGGAGTCTGGTTCGAGTAACGAGAAGAAGGCGGTGAGAGGCGGTGCTGAGGTTGATCATGGTGAGAACGGAGGAGGGGTTGGAGAAAATGGGAGTTCTTTGGATGGAATTGGAGAAGGCCCGGATGGGACTGAGATTATTGAGACCGGGACCGATGTGAACGGAGGGTTTGAAGAGAATGGGAGCTGTTTGGATGGGACTGGAGAAGACCCGAATGAGAAAACTGATGAGATTAGTGAGGACATGGATGATGAGGGACATGAGTTTCTTGTTGGTGATTTTGTGTGGGGAAAGATTAAGAGCCATCCGTGGTGGCCTGCACAAATTTGTGATCCTTCGGACGCTTCGGAGTATGCCCTGAAATTGAAGGCCAAAGACAGACTCCTGGTGGCGTATTTTGGGGACGGAACATTTGCTTGGTGCAATTCATTGCAGCTGAAACCGTTTGAGGAGAACTTTAGGGAGATGTCGGGGCAGAGTAGCTCGAAGGCGTTTGTTAATGCTGTGCAGCAGGCTGTGGATGAGGTTGGAAGGATTgtgatgttgaagatgagttgTGGTTGTGTAAAGGAAAAGTTCCTGAGTGAGGTTGGTCGGCCGTTGGCAGTAAATGCCGGAGTTAAGGAAGGAGTTCTTGTGCCAGAAGGCAGGGTTGGGAAGCTTTTGGATCGTCTGTGTGAGCCGGCAGAGCTTCTTGCTGAGTTGAAACATGTTGCAGAAGTTATGTCCACGTCTAGTGAGCTTCAGCCGAATGCTTTGAAGAGTTGGTTGTCGGCATTTTATTGTTCAAAAGGGGGCTATCATTTGCCTGTTTTCGTCGAAGCGCAGCCAGTTCCTGGTCTTGAGGATGATTGGAGGGCGGTGGATGTCCCGCTCCAAGGGCCATTTGAAGACTGGCTTTCTTCTCCCAGAAAATCAGGTCAAACTGATCAACCTTTACATGAAAATTCAGCTCAAGGTTTAGAGAATAGGCAATACCAAAGAAGGAAGCAGAAGAGCATTGCTGATCTAATGGGAGAGTATGATGATATTCAGGTGGAAACAAAGGAAGGAGCAACATCAGAGAAAGCAGGGGTATCATCTGGGCGGAAGAAGCGGAAAGTTGGCGAGAATCATGGTGAGAGTAATTTGACTTCTGAATCCAGAAAGAGAAGGGCCAAGCTTTCAAAGACACCAATGAGCACGCAGATGAAAAAACTATCATGTGTTGAAAATGGTTCTAGTGGCCGTAAGGAAGAAACTAAGAAGGGTGCCTTAACAAGGAGCAGGAAGAAGGCTGAAGGTACTGGAATTGAAAGCAATGGTGGCGAGACCAAAGAAGAAGCTGGTGATAGTCCAATTTTGCGCAGTGGCGGTTCACAAACTGACATGAAAGACCAAATTGATCACGCCTTTTCCACGAGAGAGAGGAAAAGGAGCAAGTACTTGTCCCCTCCCTTCATAAATCTAAGCACTGGAAAAAGGAGTCTAGACATGGAAGTAGAATCTCTGAAAGTTTATAATGAGAACCTTGTTGGGTCGCCGAAGATGCTGAATCCTTGCATGGAGACGTTACAGAAGAAAGACTCTACAGAACTTGGTCTTGGGAATGAGATATCTGGTGGCTCGAGTTCGAAAAAACCATCAGCAGATGACAAGAAGAGCATTGATCAGATGAAAGCTAATGTATCTAATCGTAACGTGCTATCTGGAGTCCGCTCTGCAGCTGTTAATCCATCATCtccaataaaaaagaaatcCTTTGAGATTGTTAAGGATTTTCTGTCCATATTCAGAGACTCGATTTATCGCAGTGGATCCTACTACGACATATACAAGAAGAAGCAACCTGataagaagagaaagaagttaGAATCTGAACCTGGCTCATTGGGGAAAGACCGAAATCAGACTGCAGAAAACCTGCCCGAAACTGAATCTGGGAAGAAGAGAATCAAGAAGAGCAGTGAGACAAAGTCTGCTAAGTCTACACAAAAGCAAGCTACTGAGACACCAGGTTCAGAGCCTGGTAGTAAGCGAAAATCAAAGCATGCTTCTGGAACTCCGGATTTGAAGAAAAGGCGTAGGAAGACTGACGAAATAGCTTCACCTGCATCCCTTTTTGTGACATTTGGCCCTGGATCCAATCTCCCCACAAAAGCTGATCTTATCAAGATTTATAGTAAGTTCGGAGAGCTGAACGAAACAGAAACTGAGATGTTCTACACCAATTTCTGCGCTCGTGTTTCCTTTGCAAGGCTAGCTGATGCACAAGAAGCCTTCAACCATTCGCAAAACGACAGTCCGTTTGGAGCTTCCAACGTCAATTTCCGGCTTCATAATCTGGCAGCTGCTTCGAAGGTTCGTGAACTGAGTGAAATATCCAATTCTGCTCCCGCTAAGAAGTCCAGGGGCAAGACCAAAACCCAGGCATTAGCTTCACAGGCACCCGCTGCTGCTGGTGAGGCGTCGCAGATCGACTTAATCAAGCAGAAACTGGAGAAGATGACCTCAATGCTGGATGATTCAAATGGCCAAGTGTCGGATGTCACGAAATCGAAACTGGAGAGCGAGATAAAAGAGCTGTTGGGGACGGTAAGCACGATGGTCTAATCGTCGTCGTCGTAGATCAGCCAGCTTCTCTGCGAGCGAATATGTAGGTTTAGGGAGAGATCTAAATGCTTTCTTTTGGGATGCTTGTGGATGAAGTTAATACGCCTCCATGTAACAACTCTCGATATTTTGATTCGAATTTCAGCAGTTAGTTTGATGTACATTTCAGCTTTCTTCGGGTCCCAAACGGAACGATACGCAAACTTTTGGGGATATGCAGAAGCATATTCGAAACATTACATCTCCATTTGACAAAAGCAACAAATATGGCAAAGAGAGAGTATTAAGCTGAATGTAAGATGATGAACAAGAAAGCTCGAAAACGAGCTCCCAAACTAATTGCAATACAACGCAAAATATTCAAGTTTCATCGGACATATTAGTGTAATTCCCTCTGCATGCGATTTGAAAGAACTAAAATTCACACGACCGAAGCGATACATGTAATTTATTCCCAGTTGGTTTTTAGGTACAAGGGTCTGGTGCCGGAAGTGTACTGACGGaattaaagaaacaaaacatacaCATTCCGGTAACATTCAGTCATCGACAGGATCCTGGGGTGTTTCCTCTGCACTGCGCTTGATTGTGATGACGGGACACTCAGCATGCTTCACGCAAAACTCGCTCACGGTCCCAACAAAAACCCTGCACATCACAGAAAAAGGGATCCAGCGCAGTGAGCATATATAACAATTGCTCAATAACTTTATCCGCCAGTTTCAAAAGATGCGAGAAAAGGACGTCAGCAATCTAAGAAGACTAAGAACTGTGGATATCAGGCATGTCTGTGAAAGGTAAGGACTTAGAGATACCTCTGGAAAGGACCAAGACCCCGACAGCCCACCACCAGAAGGTCTGGCTGCACACGCTTCACCTCGCGGCAGATTACTTCCTTGGCATCCCCTCTTTTGATCCATGCTTCACAAGCAACCTACGAGATTCCAATACGTAGGTGTTATCATAAAATAGAGTATTCTTCAGATGCAATCAATTAAAGTCGCCCCCCAACACAAGTCAGTACCCCGATTGCATGACATCTGTCAACAAAGAACTCCAGCAGATGAAGCCCTCTAGCTCGGTCTCTGTTCTTCAAGTTTTTAAAATCCTCCGGCGATGCATACACACTGTCCATGTCGTCAAAACCTATTATAGAAAGAGGGAACATATTATTTGCAGTAACAATTAGTTTCCAGTTAATACATAGCAACGAAGATCAGTTAACATCACATCGTTAATAAGAAGGATAAAGAATCAGACAGTTTTCAAGGCAACCAAAACAAAGCGCTAAGCATGCTTAAATCAACAAGAACATACAGAAGCTCGACTGTCGGACTATACGTATAGTGATTAACATTGTTCAAAGTTCATACAACAATGAATCCAGATCAATTCATGATCACAATTTCACTACGCTATGATGACGGTTAATACTAGAGGACCGCGTCGACAATAATTATGATCATGATCATGATGTTCCGGGCACACAACGCCTTTAGAAACGACGAGAAAATACATGAAACATGCTAAAAGAAGTCACGATATCAAAGCCAACTTTGAGACACAATCATAAACAAACTTGTACAGAAAATAGTCCGATCTTGTAACGGATCAAACTCGAAATTGAACTTCAAATAGTAAACAATATTCACCGCTTAAACGAactaaaaaattgaaagaaattatcACACTACTTAAAAGGTTATGAAGCTCCTTCATACTCAATGGCCTCCCGTTTGGTACCAAAACCTTAACGATTGTTAAAAACAACGCCGATTAGGTCAAATCGACAATTATTACCAATTTAATTGCAATttaaaaccaaatgacaataaCAAAGTATTCAATTGCGAAGCCAATTTAGTACTCTCACACAATCTGCGACCCCCTAACACTCCTTGATCAAATTATTTCACTATTTTCCAGCACAAATTTACAGTAACGGTTTCGATTTCCCAATCCTTTCATTTTCTATTCAAATTCCTCcgttttctcggcaaccaaacagagcaCAAGCACAATTTAACAagcaaaaacataaaagtaaaagcagaaagaGAGAGTGATGGTGAGAGAGATGACCGTCTTCGTCGGGGACTTGAACGTGAAGGAACTGGAGCTTGAAGCCACTGGTGTTGGAGCGCACGATCTTCTGGAGCGTCCACTCGAACGCCTTCCTGCTGCTGATCGAGGGGTGCGGGTAGCCCTTGATGGTCGACTCGTTCACTCCCAGCATTATCCGAGTTGGCTCATTCGCCATCTTCGCTTCGCTCACTGTGTCGACTCGG
This window harbors:
- the LOC126583525 gene encoding PWWP domain-containing protein 3-like; this translates as MGMLGTRSTTSLEEDLGSAPEPDKHEVPEEKTIGEVVTDSGGSGRGSSGGGRSFGNLSVDVSDAEEGLVKPRGKGRVEKLESGSSNEKKAVRGGAEVDHGENGGGVGENGSSLDGIGEGPDGTEIIETGTDVNGGFEENGSCLDGTGEDPNEKTDEISEDMDDEGHEFLVGDFVWGKIKSHPWWPAQICDPSDASEYALKLKAKDRLLVAYFGDGTFAWCNSLQLKPFEENFREMSGQSSSKAFVNAVQQAVDEVGRIVMLKMSCGCVKEKFLSEVGRPLAVNAGVKEGVLVPEGRVGKLLDRLCEPAELLAELKHVAEVMSTSSELQPNALKSWLSAFYCSKGGYHLPVFVEAQPVPGLEDDWRAVDVPLQGPFEDWLSSPRKSGQTDQPLHENSAQGLENRQYQRRKQKSIADLMGEYDDIQVETKEGATSEKAGVSSGRKKRKVGENHGESNLTSESRKRRAKLSKTPMSTQMKKLSCVENGSSGRKEETKKGALTRSRKKAEGTGIESNGGETKEEAGDSPILRSGGSQTDMKDQIDHAFSTRERKRSKYLSPPFINLSTGKRSLDMEVESLKVYNENLVGSPKMLNPCMETLQKKDSTELGLGNEISGGSSSKKPSADDKKSIDQMKANVSNRNVLSGVRSAAVNPSSPIKKKSFEIVKDFLSIFRDSIYRSGSYYDIYKKKQPDKKRKKLESEPGSLGKDRNQTAENLPETESGKKRIKKSSETKSAKSTQKQATETPGSEPGSKRKSKHASGTPDLKKRRRKTDEIASPASLFVTFGPGSNLPTKADLIKIYSKFGELNETETEMFYTNFCARVSFARLADAQEAFNHSQNDSPFGASNVNFRLHNLAAASKVRELSEISNSAPAKKSRGKTKTQALASQAPAAAGEASQIDLIKQKLEKMTSMLDDSNGQVSDVTKSKLESEIKELLGTVSTMV
- the LOC126583526 gene encoding universal stress protein A-like protein, which gives rise to MANEPTRIMLGVNESTIKGYPHPSISSRKAFEWTLQKIVRSNTSGFKLQFLHVQVPDEDGFDDMDSVYASPEDFKNLKNRDRARGLHLLEFFVDRCHAIGVACEAWIKRGDAKEVICREVKRVQPDLLVVGCRGLGPFQRVFVGTVSEFCVKHAECPVITIKRSAEETPQDPVDD